The Raphanus sativus cultivar WK10039 chromosome 2, ASM80110v3, whole genome shotgun sequence DNA segment TCTTTTCTCTCGTCTGAATAATTGTTGGCgataaataatatagaaaagaCATCTTCTATCCACAACTTTACCACAGaacatttgaaatttataagCTAAACAATCAATGTGTAGCCTCAGAAGGTTCATATAAGATTGATCTAGAAAATTACGAGTCCAAAATTCAATACCGTCGATGGATAAAGAATTTGTTTAACCTGCTAAACATTTACGTCCTTTCACGATTTGTTTTCTCTTGTCATCAGCCAACTAGCTGGTATATACATTACTACATGagaataaatattaaacaaattcAACATTGAATTATGAGCTCGAATTGCCACCTTAACTGATGACCCGATAGAACAAATTCACATGATTCAGGATTTAATGCCTTAAATgttttaactataaatattaaCTATATACATCGTAGCCTAGTGGTTTTCACTgtgtgcacaaaaaaaagtgGTTTTCACTGTACGAGGAGTCGACATGTTAATCTATGTCAGGAATCGATTTTTTTCCACTGCGATATTGCTAACACACATGTGGTCAGGTGGCATGGGTTTCTAACTCTCACCTAGAACAACTTGATTTGTTTGTCGTTGGTGAACCCCTAGAAATTGGTATGGGCTTCGACATGAGACACTCCAGGTTTAACCAAAAAAGCTACAAACATATACtctattttttgtcaactaaacATTGCCTAATAGTGGCAATTGTGATTACTTATTATAAGCTCTCTTGGTTAGTTTAATCCAAATATTACGGTGACCCACCATGTATAAACCAAATATTCCTTTGTGAAatcattttattcaaatttattatatacaacATGACACAAGCCAATCTTTTGACCTTTCGAGTCTTGGATCCCCAAAGAGAAAGTTCCCTAAGGACTCTCTGTATCCTCCACAGGCGTGACTTCCTTTGTGACATTCTTCAACACTCCAACGACCGGAGAGTCACGGCTTGCTACATACTGTTGCACCACCAATACCGACGCCGACGTTGAAACACTTTCGCTTGACGTTAACAAGTTCCCAACCGGTCCAAGCTCCGGCGTGTCGCTTCTCATCACATGTAACCCTGAAGCTACCGAACCTTCAGGTGACTTTCCCACCAAGAAAAGATTGCTTCTTGAATACTCATTCATAGCCTTGCAGATTTCGTCTTGACACTTCACAATTTTCTCTTCGTAAACAATCTGACATTCCGAGCTTTCTTGTCCCTTTATCATCGCTTTAAGTTCGGTTATTGCTTCTATATCAACCAATCTAGTTTCCCCTGAACATGAACCGGTTTGATCTTCGGTTATCTCGAGCTTCACGTTTTCCGGTTTAAACTCCTCACTAGGAATGAACCGGATCACGGTTAAGCTTATACCAGGATGTTCCGCCATACGCACCGCAAACGCCAACGCCTCGCGATCATCATTCCCTCCAAAAAACAAAACCGTTATAGCCAACGAGAAATCGCTGGACGCGACGCGAGTCGCACCGCCAAGACCACGATCAACAAGAATCGCGACAGAACACGGAGCTTCCTCCATAACCTTCTTGTTAATTAAACGGTACTCGTTCCTTGTCGTCTCCCACGTCCTGTCCAGCCTAACGTGCTTGTGAAACGGAAGAATCACCATAGCGGCGCGTTTGCGTTCAGCGCTTCGGCATATATCCTCGTGGATAGTCGCCATCGCTGAGATGGCCGTCATTGGACGAACGGAGACACGGCTGAGTCTCTGGTAAGCCTCGAATGCGACCACCACCATGTCGGAACTATTACCAgatttgtctttgttccagaaAGGAAGGCCGTTTTTTCTAACCTTGTGTGCCATCAGTATAGCTGATGACCTCTCCGAAAGCTCCATGAGATGCATCGCGTAGACTGATAGGCTTTCTTTACGGTTCGTGCCTCGGGAGGCTTCGATGAGGTTGACGATCGTGGGAATGTTCATTATGCTCTGGAAACAGAACATAAGACGTAGCGGTTTGTTAGACCGGTTCGTTTCCTCGATCGTCAGGTTATTGTAATCGCCTTTGGTTGAAGATTTTCCCGGTTTATACACCGCTAAAACCAGAGGAGTCGTCATGAAGGTAGTAAAAATCGCCATTAGTACCATTATAGCAAATATTTGATCGTTCAAAACCTGCGGATAAACATCAAAAAATCAGATTAATCCACAAATATTTAGTACAAAAGATTAAGGTCAAATCTCATAATAacactttttagttttttataataaaaaaaatcaaatagtcAAAATAAATTACTCTGCCCCTATCCCTTTTGTGTgctattttttagaaaaaaaatgatttagtgCTATTTGAAGATATGTGACTTACCCCTCTGTCTTTACCAATGTTGAGGACAATGAGTTCAACAAGACCTTTCGTGTTCATCAAGAAACCGAGTGCTAATGATTCGTCAAGAGGAACTTTGCAGTAAAGAGAAACCACCACCGTGCCGACGATTTTACCGAAACAAGCATTGAATATAACCAAAACCAATAGTCCCCAAGACTGAGCTCCTTGTATTGTCGCTACATCAGTCTTCAAACCGCTAGACACAAAGTAAAGCGGTAAGAAGAGGCCCGAGACGAGATCCTCAAGTTTCTCAACAAGAGAGTTCGCGAAATTGCCTTCTTTAGGGAAGATAACACCTATCACAAACGCACCGAACAGCGCGTGGATCCCAATCAAGTCCGTGACGAAGCTAGCAGCGAGAACAATACCTAACGTGAGACACACGTAATGCTCTTTAACCGGTTCCCCTTCAGGGCAACGTTTAGCAATCCACTTCATCCCCGGTTGCACGACAAAGATGCAGAACACAACAAAACCGCAACCCGATAGAAACACCCACAGAGAAGTAAGCGGTGAGCTCCCTTCGCCTGAGAGAGCCACCGCGAGAGCTAGTAGAATCCAAGCCGCCACGTCGTTGACGGCAGCAGCGGACAAGGCAATCTTCCCAATATCAGttgtaagaagcttgatctcAGCGAGGATACGAGCCAGGACGGGGAAAGCTGTGATGGAAAGAGCAACGCCCATGAAGACGAGGAAAGGAGCTTTGCTAGCTCCATCAGCAATGGAGCTACGGAGTGCAAATGAAGTTCCGATGCCGAAGATAAATGGGAGAGTGATTCCAGCTAGAGCGATGGAGAGAGCTTTCTTGCCTGTTCGCTTGAGAGATTTAGGGTCAAGCTCGAGACCaacgaggaagaggaagaagatgagtcCTAAGTTCGCAAGTGTGTCTAGAACCGTTAGACTCTTTGCTGGGAAAACCGTGTTGAGAAACTTTGAGCTTTTCCCAAGAGCTGATGGTCCAAGTAATATTCCACCCTAATTATAACACCAATCACAACAACATTATTAACCACACAAACTTAAACTACACCAAaacatgtatatttatttaaattttaaaattgtagtAATATAGTTCTATTTTCACACCAAAAAACATGTATAATTGTGTATATGCAAAGTAATCAAATGTATGTATTTATGACTAGTCATTTTATGCAAAGAATGTATTTATGACTAGTCAACTTTATCTGATGAGTACGTACGTAGTAAGAAAAGTATGTATTGATTTTTATGAAGTTATAGATAActttcatacaaaaaaaaagttatagatAACTAATGAAAGCAGATCTTCCACATTGATTGGAACGTGTGGAAAAGTGGAACTATAAACAAAAGCAATACACTCAAAGCTTAACGTGCCGGCGAATTTCGTGGAAGAAATTGAATATTCTGATGAAAATTCCTCGGAAATACGTCATTATTTATCAAAAGTCAGTCAGTTTTGGTAAAGAACttatacaaaaaaatgaatGATTCACATAACCTCTTTGACTTTTAATAAGAATCAAGATATGGATCGAGACTtgtgaagaaataaaagaataaagaaaCGTTACCACTATCTCGGCGATGACACGTGGTTGACGGAGTGGGCGGAGGAGAAAAGCAAGAACACGAGTGAGGAAGAGAACGATGCAGATCTGTAGTATCAGAAGAGGCAACGCATGTTGCAGAGGATTCTCTCCCTGAAAGACTCCATTAGACGTTGCTTTCATTGGTCCTGGACATGTTGTATCGTTCGTTCCCATATCTTTTAGATCTGACAAATATTGGAATCGTTAAGGAGTTAGTATTCCTTTTCTTGCATTTTCTCGGAAACGTAGAAAGAGAAAGTAAAACTATGATGAATGTTCTCAGGAAAGAGAAAAACAGAAGAAACCCTAACGAAGAGCAGATTACGATTAGATTTCTAGATATTCTCGGAAGATAAAAACAAAGCAGATCAATGCACAAGATACGGATAGATACAGAGATGCGCGACACTCACGGATAGTTTAATATCTGGACACAAGACTGAGAAGAGTCTTCTTCGTTGTTATTTTTGTTCTAAGGTTTTAAACCGGAAACGTGAGGGACAAGTAGGAGTGAGAGGAGAGATGGAGTATACTGGCCGTTACCAGGGTTCTTTATATAGCCTCCAGTCTAGAGAGACATCAATAATACCCCTGACTGCGCGGGagttatttcttctttttcttatataatactaatatatgtgttaccaaaaaaaaatactaatatataaaacaaaaaaaaacattttgaccagaataaacaaaaaaaaacattatctcTAGGACAGGGCTGGCaatttcttttgaaaatgtATATGTATTCAACTTTCAGTATGGGATGTATATAAGTGGTACATTTGTTTTatgttatattgtttttaaCATTATCCTTTTGGTATATTGTTGTAAGTATATAAATGGACTTaggtattttaatgttttaaatatacaaaaatagaaatgtgaaaatagaaataaataaatatttagaaagtttattttatatctatactaattttattagttttgtaTTAATATCAAGAATCAAGAACTTGATAGTTGGTTCTGTAAGATATATCAACCGTAATTTGTTTTTATCCACAAGTCTTACCTGTATCCATAAGCCTAATTAGAATCTTCTGTTTTTGGTATCATATATTTGAGAGCCATCTGAAGAGGAAAACAGCTGTATTTTCATTGGACTTCTTTGCAAATGATCTCAAATGTATTTGGGTGAATGCATCCTTGTCGGCATCATGAAACACATTTATCGACGAAGAATTGACCAAAATTTTCTATCGACGTAGAATTGACCGAAAGTTTCTATCGATGTAAATCTTCACTAATGGGCTTCATTgctttttttgacaaaataattAGGCTTCATTGTTAACAGATCTTTTCTATCGACGTAGATGTTGACCAGAAGTTTCTTGATCGAGTTTTACCTTGCTCTTAAGCACCGAAGCAATTCCATATATCTCTCGTACATAAAATActcattatattatatatagagaaatgactaaactttcaaattaaataatcgaTCACAACTTTCACAAAAAGTgctatttaaatcattttttcttgttatgcaaataatgttattttaaaattttaatacaattaatatttacttttagtttaatataaattaaaattgtattgatcatataataatgttatttaactaaaaaatatcGGTTAAATAAATGTgattattgaaaattttaaatatatttttaaaaaaattacgaatggctttttatgttttgaaattCCTTGTCAATCTCTTTTAGTTGTCTagtacagtagaacctctataaattaatactcgataaattaataatctctataaaataataaatttcgcCAGTCCCAACTTGGGTTagtgtaaaatatgatacaaatcgataaaataataagataataaaatttttaaaactcctATGTTAATATATAGTCccattaaatcataaattaataatctatcaatatatattttttatataaatacaaaataaacattatattgttggttacaatgaaaataaatctattttcttaatattttaatatattttgatagtatttagtaaatatatcaaaaaatcacataacagttctataaaacataaaaatatacaccaaataagacaataaaaccatatgaaagtaaaatttctaaaatttaaataatgtatatatggtaaaatcaaatattttcttattttataaaaaattgaaaaattgaaaaaaaaaaatctaaaaaggaaacttttacaaattaatatttctataaattaataaaattctaaagtcctagcattattaatttatagaggttctactgtagtTTTTATGGCTTTGTGAAGATTTTGATCTTTCTCGGTTTATAGTTTTGGAAGAAAATTGTCTCCTACTAGCTTATGTATAGTCGACTgcattttatatgttttaatataatttttagatgacaaaaaatatttttattaattaaatatataattacgcGTTACTAGATCAATCAGAAATGTTAAATGTTTACActtattttttgaaacacataatAACTTCATTAAGAAAATTAGCTGGGGGCATTAAAATCCACCTCAACTACATCAGTTTCACCTACAAATAAAGCTTCCTTAGCGAGCCCATCGACTTCACCATTTAAATCCCGAGGGA contains these protein-coding regions:
- the LOC108842038 gene encoding cation/H(+) antiporter 17, which gives rise to MGTNDTTCPGPMKATSNGVFQGENPLQHALPLLILQICIVLFLTRVLAFLLRPLRQPRVIAEIVGGILLGPSALGKSSKFLNTVFPAKSLTVLDTLANLGLIFFLFLVGLELDPKSLKRTGKKALSIALAGITLPFIFGIGTSFALRSSIADGASKAPFLVFMGVALSITAFPVLARILAEIKLLTTDIGKIALSAAAVNDVAAWILLALAVALSGEGSSPLTSLWVFLSGCGFVVFCIFVVQPGMKWIAKRCPEGEPVKEHYVCLTLGIVLAASFVTDLIGIHALFGAFVIGVIFPKEGNFANSLVEKLEDLVSGLFLPLYFVSSGLKTDVATIQGAQSWGLLVLVIFNACFGKIVGTVVVSLYCKVPLDESLALGFLMNTKGLVELIVLNIGKDRGVLNDQIFAIMVLMAIFTTFMTTPLVLAVYKPGKSSTKGDYNNLTIEETNRSNKPLRLMFCFQSIMNIPTIVNLIEASRGTNRKESLSVYAMHLMELSERSSAILMAHKVRKNGLPFWNKDKSGNSSDMVVVAFEAYQRLSRVSVRPMTAISAMATIHEDICRSAERKRAAMVILPFHKHVRLDRTWETTRNEYRLINKKVMEEAPCSVAILVDRGLGGATRVASSDFSLAITVLFFGGNDDREALAFAVRMAEHPGISLTVIRFIPSEEFKPENVKLEITEDQTGSCSGETRLVDIEAITELKAMIKGQESSECQIVYEEKIVKCQDEICKAMNEYSRSNLFLVGKSPEGSVASGLHVMRSDTPELGPVGNLLTSSESVSTSASVLVVQQYVASRDSPVVGVLKNVTKEVTPVEDTESP